Genomic window (Aricia agestis chromosome 15, ilAriAges1.1, whole genome shotgun sequence):
TACCCGAAACAAAACCAAATCTCGCACTGACCTTGAGGACACTCCGGATGGCACTCGCCCGCCGCCAGCTTCCATCCCGACGGGCAGGAGGCGCACTGGGCACGACCGGGACCGATACACGTCCGACACGAGAGGTAGCATTTCGAACAGGTGCCGCGATCCGCGTAGTAGCTAAAATTGAGGAAGGCGTTAGATATGTATGTTCCCATCCGTAGTAAAGACGCACGACTTTAGCTAGTTTTCACCGCTAATAACGACGACGTACTTCCTTACGTTAAGGTAAGTCACATAACGCCTGTTTTAGTCATATCGTTATGTGACGTGACATGAAATGAGTCTTCGTTAAAGAGGACAACTTGGCAATCGGCACAGATAcggtacatttttaaaaataaaagagaaaTCATTGTGCCAACAGACAAATAACTAGTAATTTTACTAAGAGTCAATTAACTAAAGGACTGCGCTGtcataaaaaaaggaaaaaataccGAAAGCAATTATTCAAACCTACTTACCAAATACCTATCAAAAATTGAAAGCATAGTGATTATATTCACCCGTCAGCACAAGTAGTCCTACAAGCTCCGGATTGAAGCTTCAGGGCTCCGACACACGATGTACAGTTCAGTCGGGACACGCAATCGGCACACCCGCTCAAACAACGCACGCATCTACCCGACTCCGTGTAGTAACCATCGCTACATTGGTTCACACATCTGTGGAAATAAAGGTAATTAAATACTGGagtaaatataacatttttgaaCCATTTGGACTTGGGACATTGTCTGTCGTCAGACATGAATGACAAAATATGGCCTTAAAATGCGGTTTAAGCAACGTACCTACTACATTTAGATCTAATAGGcatgacgaaatttttttttgttagtaagtgaaggaccattcaaaaataggaatatcggtgaaaaaatgactttgatagcttaaaaactctccaagatatccatacaaaatgttacctaactgtgacgtcacgcttaggtagtttgttcgatagctatgttaaatactgcgtttatgaaagtggtttcataagattttttttaattaattgcaAAACTTATCGAATGGTGTACAAAAATTaaggcattttataaaaaaatcgacttgactatccaactttaaaggctcataaacaaaaaaatacataagttatgaagctgaaattttggaaatacttatattttatcgctatgtctttattttatttaaaaatcagctaatctttgaccttgtcgtcatccctattaTAGCCACGCGCAGAAACAGCCATTTATGTCAGTACGCAAAGATCAGCAAACAATTCACTAACATTTACGTTTACAACAATTAATATTAGCCTACTTAACgcaattaaactttattttaagttaaagaaaaataaataaaaaatacctatgATCTTCAATCAGATTCGTCGCTGGACATGTAAGGCACTTCTCATCGTCATCACCATAGCAGGACTCACACTTTTCATGGCATCCATGACACTTGGTGCCGTCAGAGTATTCTTTGGCACTGCAGCGATCGCTGTTGCGTTGGATACATTTGCCTTTTTTGTTTAAATCCCAGTTGGGCTTACAGGATGAGCACAATCCGCTCAAACACGTCTCGCAACCAACGGGGCATCTAAAATTTTTTCAAGTCGTTACACGATTGGTTTACCGACTAAATATTATGCtatgacaattattataaaaaatactctTGTATCTAAATGCTCAAAAAAAGTATggaacaaaacaataattaatgaattTGACTTACTTCATGCATTCTTTTCTCTTTTTGTCAGCATAGTATCCACTGGGACATACATTCAAACATTTTCCATCTAACAGATAATAGGTAGCGTGGCAACTAACACACTGTGAATCTTTAGGCCCTGTGCATGTATCACAGGACTCGTGACATTTGCCACAGTTGTAGTCTTCAGTCTCATAGGTCGAAGGTGGACATGATGCGGTACAGGTACCGTTGTAAAGGACTAGATGATGTTCACACGACGTGCACACATTTGCTCGCTCGGAGCATGTGGAGCAATGTGAGGCACACGGTCTACATACTGCTGCATCGTTGTCGGCCCAATATCCATCGGGACACTGTTGCATACACACGGCCAAATCTTCCACGAGGAAATGAGCAATGGCGCAAGTCAAACATGACTCCTGACCTGGCCCCACACAAGTTTCGCATGACTCATGGCACGGTAAACAGACTCCACCTTTGTTAGCATAACTTCTCGGGGGACAGCGGGATACACACGTGTCGTCTAGTTTATACTGTTTACAAGCGACACATTGCGAAGGTCCTTTTCCATAGCAGCCTTGGGAATCGCATTCGGAATCACAGTCATACATGACGCGTTTATCATTACTATCAGAGTGGGCGGTCTCCCCATGCGAAGGGATCGTCTGCCCATCGAGACTAGCTACTGCCTTTTCGGGGTCGGACCCGGCAGCGAATAGGGATGGAAAGTTCTGGTAATTGTTAAACGCGTCAGTGTTGTAAAAAGGGTCACCGGAATTATCGTAAGTGTCGGCGCCGGTGGGGAAAGCATACTGTGGCGCCAAATGTGGCCTCTTTGTTCTTAATCTAACCGGATCGGTAGCGGTTCCGTAAAATATTAGCTGCCATTTCTTCAAAATACCAGGCTGATTAACATTTCTGTTACCGGCATTTACAATTTGTAGGGTCCATCGACCCTCCGCACGTTCTCCCCAGAAGTGCACACTCAAGAATGGCCAGTCATCGAAATTAGAGCTAATTACATCGCGTGGTCTCTCGAAAAGCAACGTGGACGTAGTCCCCATGGGGGAAGTCAGCAAAATGCGCAAGTTCCCTCTTGGATAAAACCTCAATGTAATTTTACATTGTACGTGCTCGAGATAACGGACTTCGTTCACTGTTCCGCTGCATCCAGTCACATCCATATGCGCATTTAATGTGTATCCATACGAAGATTCGATAGCCTTGTCCTCGTTTATTTCCTGGGACTTGCATATATGTTGAGGCGGTACCGAAATCCACTGCTCAGCAAGATTTACCATCTCCGAGGCGTCCATTAAGCCGTAACCGAATTTGTGACTTACTTTTCTCTTCACTCCATTTACAATCCAACCGGATTCTTTTTCTAGAGGTTGAGGTCGTGACGTCATAACTACTAAATATTGCATATCTCTCCAAGTAAGCTCCGGATTAGCTTCCAAGGCAAGTGCACAGATACCTGCAGCTAGTGGAGCAGAAGCCGATGTCCCAGTATGTTCGACAGTACAAATATGATCAGGCCTCAACCGTCCGTCCATGTCTACGGTAGCAACACTTTTATCATGGCCAGGCGTGCCCGAACTGTACGTCGAGGCTAGTGTTGAAGAACATTCTTCTAAGTACCAAGGTTTATAACCACCTTGGGTCGCACTTGATATCGATAATGTGAATATGCTGTTGGTATAACCATCACAGTTGCATGAATCTGTGTGTCTACCACCATTTCCTGATGCCCATACGAATATGCTTCCTTTACCACGTCTGCCACTGGTTACGCCATAAATAAATGCCCTGAAATCAAcagaaaaatgaaatactttgtacatacataaaaaaaaaactttaaaaaatactaaataagtAATCAAAATTTTACCTTCTGGCTAATGGTCCAGGACCATCAACAGTCTTCCCATCATCTTCAGGTCCCCAAGAGGCACTGTATATGTCAATATGATCTGGATTAAGACCTAAAGCCCTAGCTTCTACTGCGTCATTTACAACACCGTCTAACATTCTGACGCCTCCAACACTGGCATTATACGCTATACCCACACCGCAATACTGGTTATATGCCACTGCAGCTACTTCTCCGGCGCATCTCGTTCCATGTTTATTGTCACCATTATCTTGAGGCATCGGATCGTCGTCATTACCGTTAATGTCCGTGGAAGCAAGTGGGTCCTagcaaaaaaatatagtaattttatCACAGCACCAAATAATACGAACGTGTCATTTGACAATTTGACTCATAACTTGAGGAATACTCACGTAATTTTGGGCGAGATCTGGATGATTAGTTTGGATTCCGTCATCAAGAATCGATACCACAACATTTTTTCCCGTATATCCCTTTTGCCACGCTGGTGCCACATTCATGTCTAAGCCATCCTTTGCACCACCGTTCTGTTGACAAGGCAATGTCATTAAAACTTGTTTGCATATTGCATATTCTAAatctgtaattatttttaaagaattctCTTCTTACCCAGTATTTACATAATCTAACCATTTCATATTAAGCAACCTCGAAAGGAAGAAATAGACTACAACTCGAAGAAAGAGAAGGTAGATAGAAAGCACTTACAAAAGCCTTCCAAACCCAAATCGTTTAAGAAACGAATACTAACTCTACTCACCAAATACCATTGCTCCTTGAACAACGGATCTGGGAAGAAGGAGGATGGAGTTATAGCCCGATGCCTGGTCCTATGTGTTGCGGACGCCTGGTGTTGGCGTCTTGGGAACGGCGACCAGAGAGGCGCTTCGTACGGGTTGTAGTCTCGCTTCACCCTACGCCTCTCTCTCTGCTGCTCAAACCATCTGACCTGTGATGGAAAACTTATATTAGTTGCTGGTTACCATAACCTACACATGATAATTCcgaaattgaattaaaaaaacaatttagttGAACTTTCCCGTTTGTCTCCAACTGCCTTTTTGCGTTCCGAATCTGGTTAACCTTTTTGATTCAAAGTTCGACACAGAATGAAAAATCAAACGGAAAACAGCTGCATTTCAAAACAAAGTATCAACTTCAAATGGCGAAAAGCATCGCCGGAATAGACGTTGTTAGCATGAGAAAAGATCGTGTCCGAGCTACGCCTGAGTGTCTGTCCGTCGATGGACTACAAAGAATCCAATTTTCACTCCACCGACACAAACATTGAACGGGAAATATATGCGTTTCTTGTGTACGGACACGTATTTTTCGTTTCACGGTACAGTCAGCAGAAGTTCCGGAGCAGCATTCGGAAACAGTTTTCTCCAATAGAACGGTTGAGCGGAGTCACTTATATTTGTGAATTCCGCGTCTTCTACATTGAAACGTGTCGTTATTTAAACTAAGATTTTAGGTTCTGAAATTTAATGCGACGTGAATGaatcaaatctatactaatattataaatgcgaaagtatctctgtctgtctgtctgtctgtctgtctgtctgtctgtctgtcccgctttcacgccaaaactactgaaccgattgtaatgaaattttgtacacagatagtctaaagcctgagaaaggacataggctactttttaactggaaaaaggtgttgtaagggggtgaaaatgcgtaaatttggtcaaattaagttagtcccaaaaatgcaaaacagatggcgccaagagtcccctagatcgcgctattgcttgctcatgtgtatttctataagaggtggtaccatgttgagttggatatttcgattctttcgattgttatacacgttactaattaataactcacataccaacttagatatcatttatcaaattcaaaaacaacgccaaaactactgaacccattgtaatgaaattttgtacacagatagtctaaagcctgagtaggtatactaatattataaatgtgaaagtatctctg
Coding sequences:
- the LOC121734274 gene encoding furin-like protease 2 isoform X1, whose protein sequence is MLSWRLLVLVQVCASVPELYHNQFAVHVPGGDHHVEDIARRHGFENHGQIGSLKGYYLLSHHEVRKRSTEPSHDHHEKLNNEPQVRWFEQQRERRRVKRDYNPYEAPLWSPFPRRQHQASATHRTRHRAITPSSFFPDPLFKEQWYLVSRNGGAKDGLDMNVAPAWQKGYTGKNVVVSILDDGIQTNHPDLAQNYDPLASTDINGNDDDPMPQDNGDNKHGTRCAGEVAAVAYNQYCGVGIAYNASVGGVRMLDGVVNDAVEARALGLNPDHIDIYSASWGPEDDGKTVDGPGPLARRAFIYGVTSGRRGKGSIFVWASGNGGRHTDSCNCDGYTNSIFTLSISSATQGGYKPWYLEECSSTLASTYSSGTPGHDKSVATVDMDGRLRPDHICTVEHTGTSASAPLAAGICALALEANPELTWRDMQYLVVMTSRPQPLEKESGWIVNGVKRKVSHKFGYGLMDASEMVNLAEQWISVPPQHICKSQEINEDKAIESSYGYTLNAHMDVTGCSGTVNEVRYLEHVQCKITLRFYPRGNLRILLTSPMGTTSTLLFERPRDVISSNFDDWPFLSVHFWGERAEGRWTLQIVNAGNRNVNQPGILKKWQLIFYGTATDPVRLRTKRPHLAPQYAFPTGADTYDNSGDPFYNTDAFNNYQNFPSLFAAGSDPEKAVASLDGQTIPSHGETAHSDSNDKRVMYDCDSECDSQGCYGKGPSQCVACKQYKLDDTCVSRCPPRSYANKGGVCLPCHESCETCVGPGQESCLTCAIAHFLVEDLAVCMQQCPDGYWADNDAAVCRPCASHCSTCSERANVCTSCEHHLVLYNGTCTASCPPSTYETEDYNCGKCHESCDTCTGPKDSQCVSCHATYYLLDGKCLNVCPSGYYADKKRKECMKCPVGCETCLSGLCSSCKPNWDLNKKGKCIQRNSDRCSAKEYSDGTKCHGCHEKCESCYGDDDEKCLTCPATNLIEDHRCVNQCSDGYYTESGRCVRCLSGCADCVSRLNCTSCVGALKLQSGACRTTCADGYYADRGTCSKCYLSCRTCIGPGRAQCASCPSGWKLAAGECHPECPQGFYQSGDGCRHCHHYCRECDGSGPLQCKSCPPRFMLDGGICMECVGSQYYEASNGTCKACHDTCRTCSGPGEFSCTGCSRPLRLDRLNNQCVRCCSESTKSSDCCHCHPETGECINSSAEKRRIAEWGALHTAEGDRELGASSLALAAVATVAAVALVVIVVTQIRKTRSSNVRVHGAVYSPLACNDDGDALLKHTAFPVCERDGEHARERDGEHVRERACEHEDEPLLEHSA
- the LOC121734274 gene encoding furin-like protease 2 isoform X2, producing MLSWRLLVLVQVCASVPELYHNQFAVHVPGGDHHVEDIARRHGFENHGQIGSLKGYYLLSHHEVRKRSTEPSHDHHEKLNNEPQVRWFEQQRERRRVKRDYNPYEAPLWSPFPRRQHQASATHRTRHRAITPSSFFPDPLFKEQWYLNGGAKDGLDMNVAPAWQKGYTGKNVVVSILDDGIQTNHPDLAQNYDPLASTDINGNDDDPMPQDNGDNKHGTRCAGEVAAVAYNQYCGVGIAYNASVGGVRMLDGVVNDAVEARALGLNPDHIDIYSASWGPEDDGKTVDGPGPLARRAFIYGVTSGRRGKGSIFVWASGNGGRHTDSCNCDGYTNSIFTLSISSATQGGYKPWYLEECSSTLASTYSSGTPGHDKSVATVDMDGRLRPDHICTVEHTGTSASAPLAAGICALALEANPELTWRDMQYLVVMTSRPQPLEKESGWIVNGVKRKVSHKFGYGLMDASEMVNLAEQWISVPPQHICKSQEINEDKAIESSYGYTLNAHMDVTGCSGTVNEVRYLEHVQCKITLRFYPRGNLRILLTSPMGTTSTLLFERPRDVISSNFDDWPFLSVHFWGERAEGRWTLQIVNAGNRNVNQPGILKKWQLIFYGTATDPVRLRTKRPHLAPQYAFPTGADTYDNSGDPFYNTDAFNNYQNFPSLFAAGSDPEKAVASLDGQTIPSHGETAHSDSNDKRVMYDCDSECDSQGCYGKGPSQCVACKQYKLDDTCVSRCPPRSYANKGGVCLPCHESCETCVGPGQESCLTCAIAHFLVEDLAVCMQQCPDGYWADNDAAVCRPCASHCSTCSERANVCTSCEHHLVLYNGTCTASCPPSTYETEDYNCGKCHESCDTCTGPKDSQCVSCHATYYLLDGKCLNVCPSGYYADKKRKECMKCPVGCETCLSGLCSSCKPNWDLNKKGKCIQRNSDRCSAKEYSDGTKCHGCHEKCESCYGDDDEKCLTCPATNLIEDHRCVNQCSDGYYTESGRCVRCLSGCADCVSRLNCTSCVGALKLQSGACRTTCADGYYADRGTCSKCYLSCRTCIGPGRAQCASCPSGWKLAAGECHPECPQGFYQSGDGCRHCHHYCRECDGSGPLQCKSCPPRFMLDGGICMECVGSQYYEASNGTCKACHDTCRTCSGPGEFSCTGCSRPLRLDRLNNQCVRCCSESTKSSDCCHCHPETGECINSSAEKRRIAEWGALHTAEGDRELGASSLALAAVATVAAVALVVIVVTQIRKTRSSNVRVHGAVYSPLACNDDGDALLKHTAFPVCERDGEHARERDGEHVRERACEHEDEPLLEHSA